Sequence from the Deinococcus radiotolerans genome:
GCCATCCCCGCCGCCGCGTGGCTGGCCCGTACCCGCGGCGTGGACATCCGCACGGTCGGCAGCGGCAACAGCGGTGCCACCAATATCCAGCGGTCCCTGGGCAACGGCCCCGCCCTGGTCGTCGCCGCCTTCGACATCCTGAAAGGCGCCCTGGCCGTCCTGGCCGCCTACCAGCTGGACCTGGGCCTGGCCGTCATGGCCGCGTGCGGCGTGGCCGCCGTGCTGGGCCACAACTTCAGTCCGTTCCTGCGCTTCCGGGGCGGCAAGGGCGTCGCCACCACCTTCGGCGCGGTCGCCGCGCTGCTGCCCGTGGCAGGCGTGGCCTTCGCCCTGCTGTTCATCGCGACCGTGTGGCTGACCCGCTTCGTGTCGGCCGGCAGCATCCTGGCGTCCATCGCGGCGGCCTTCACGGCGTTCCTGGTCGGCCCCGAGTGGCTGGGCGCGGTCGTGACGGCCCTGGCGGCGCTGTTGACCTGGCAGCACCGGGACAACGTGGGCCGCCTGACCGCCGGGAATGAACGCCGCTTCGGCCAGAAAGCCTGACCCGAACCCCGACGCAGAGGGCAGACGCCGCAGCGTGCGGCGTCTGCCCTCTGCATTTGCGTGACCCGTACGCTATGCTGTCCGCGTCCCACAACCCATCCCCTCCTTCAGCCCGCGCGGGCGGGCACCCCCGAGGAACGCATGACGGCCAGGATTCGCGTGTACGGCAAGGAAGCCACCTTCACCCAGGGCCACTGGGCCTGCGACGACGAGAGCCTCCAGGCGATGC
This genomic interval carries:
- the plsY gene encoding glycerol-3-phosphate 1-O-acyltransferase PlsY: MTLSAVLTVLCSYLFGAIPAAAWLARTRGVDIRTVGSGNSGATNIQRSLGNGPALVVAAFDILKGALAVLAAYQLDLGLAVMAACGVAAVLGHNFSPFLRFRGGKGVATTFGAVAALLPVAGVAFALLFIATVWLTRFVSAGSILASIAAAFTAFLVGPEWLGAVVTALAALLTWQHRDNVGRLTAGNERRFGQKA